DNA from Mustela nigripes isolate SB6536 chromosome 14, MUSNIG.SB6536, whole genome shotgun sequence:
GGAGCGGAGAGTTTAAGAAGCGTAAATCGGCACTGCGGAAGCCGGTCCGGGATTGGAACCTGCTGCGGGCTGAAGGTGAGAGGCGGCCAGGGGGCCTGGGTCGGGTGGGGCTGCGGCGGGGATGCCCCTGAACGAGTGGCCAGCCGTCCCAGATCGAGCACGGTCACCTTTTATTCCAGGACTCGGCGGGCACCCACTCCAAGGACCCCTCCCCTTGCATACGCTCCCATGGCGCAGTTCGTGTTCGAGAGCGACCTGCACTCGCTGCTGCAGCTGGACGCACCTATCCCCAATGCACCCCCCGCGCGCTGGCAGCGCAAAGCTAAGGAAGCCGCGGGGCCGGTCCCCTCACCCATGCGGGCGGCCAACCGATCCCACAGCGCGGGCAGGACCCCAGGCCGAACTCCCGGTCAGTGGGGTGCGGCGGGACatcggggagggagaggggacgACTGAGAAGCGGGCTTCGTGCCTCCTCCCGCAGAAGCCTGGTCAGActctctggcttccttccttcaacCCCAGGCAAATCCAGCTCCAAGACCCAGACCACTCCCAGCAAACCTGGCGGTGACCGCTACATCCCCCATCGTAGTGCTTCCCAGATGGAGGTGGCCAGTTTCCTCCTGAGCAAGGAAAACCAGCCTGAAGATAGCCAGACGCCCACCAAGAAGGTATGTGTCCCAGAGGGGCTATAGGCAAAAGACCCGCCTGTGTAGGGATCATGCCTCACCCTCACCCTTTGTGCCAGGAACATCAGAAAGCCTGGGCTTTGAACCTGAACGGTTTTGATGTGGAGGAAGCCAAGATCCTTCGGCTCAGTGGAAAACCACAAAATGCCCCAGAGGGTAAGACCCCAAGTTATAGAATTGAGGAGTGATGCCTGTCTGCCATTCCCACCTGAGACTGAGGAGAGGGGAGGTGCTTgtctgggcagggggaggaatCAGTTGTCCCACTGTGTGGACCCACTCGGTTGCCACAGGTTACCAGAACAGACTGAAAGTGCTTTACAGCCAGAAGGCCACGCCTGGCTCCAGCCGGAAGACCTGCCGTTACATTCCTTCCCTGCCAGACCGAATCCTGGACGCCCCTGAAATCCGGAATGACTACTGTAAGTGCAGCCTTCTCTTTGCCCATCGGATGGAGGAAGAGGGCCTGGGGACCAGGCAAACAAGGAAGCTCATGCTCTACCCTTTCCCTGCTCTGGCAAGACCTGAACCTTGTGGACTGGAGCTCTGGAAATGTACTGGCTGTGGCATTGGACAACAGCGTGTACTTGTGGAGTGCTAGCTCCGGGGACATCTTGCAGCTGCTGCAAATGGAGCAGCCTGGAGACTATATATCTTCTGTGGCCTGGATCAAAGAGGGCAACTACCTGGCAGTGGGCACCAGCAGTGCCGAGGTGCAGGTGAGCCTTGTCCTCTGTGCTGCAGTTCTGCGGCGCCCAGACCCAGGGGGCTTGTCGGGGAGTTGGGTGTTCGTGTCAGGTCACCATCTGGTCCTAGCAGCCTTGTCTCTCTAGCTATGGGATGTGCAGCAGCAGAAGCGGCTTCGAAACATGACTAGTCATTCCGCCCGTGTGAGCTCCCTGTGTTGGAACAGCTACATCGTATCCAGGTTTGTGGCTGTCGCTAGTCTGTTGCAAAATCCGTCTGTGATTTTTGCCAGCTCTCCCCAGAGGTACATCTCTGAACTGAAGCAACTTGGTGCTGCTGGCACTGTTTGGCATTACCGCTGAacctcattcccctcccctctgcagtgGCTCACGTTCTGGCCAGATCCACCACCATGATGTTCGGGTGGCAGAACACCATGTGGCCACCCTGAGTGGCCACAGCCAGGAGGTGTGTGGGCTGCGCTGGGCCCCAGATGGACGACATTTGGCCAGCGGCGGCAACGATAACTTGGTCAATGTGTGGCCTAGTGCTcctggagagggtggctgggttccCCTGCAGACATTCACCCAGCATCAGGGGGCTGTCAAGGTGAGAGTGGGGCTGGGTTGGGGGTTCTGCAGACCCTCCCCCAGAACCTGGAGACCATTAAGGGGAGATGGGATGGTAGGATTGGACGGGATTACCCTGTGACCCTTGTAGCTCCTTGTCTAGTTCTATGGCAGCTGACCCCATCTTTATCCTATCTAGGCTGTAGCTTGGTGTCCCTGGCAGTCCAATGTCCTGGCAACCGGAGGGGGCACCAGTGACCGACACATTCGCATCTGGAATGTCTGCTCTGGGGCTTGTCTGAGTGCTGTGGATGCTCAATCCCAGGTAGTCTTTTACCTGTTATGTTCCAGCCTCTCCCTCTCAGAAATATTCTTACTCTGTCTTGGTTAACTGTCCCCTTGGGCAACTGTCCCCTTCAGTGGCTTTACCAACTCTATACACTGATGACTTCCAAAACTCTAACTCCACTCTCGTTCAAGAGGTCCAAACCATACTAATGTCCATTACTTAACCCCATCCT
Protein-coding regions in this window:
- the CDC20 gene encoding cell division cycle protein 20 homolog; translation: MAQFVFESDLHSLLQLDAPIPNAPPARWQRKAKEAAGPVPSPMRAANRSHSAGRTPGRTPGKSSSKTQTTPSKPGGDRYIPHRSASQMEVASFLLSKENQPEDSQTPTKKEHQKAWALNLNGFDVEEAKILRLSGKPQNAPEGYQNRLKVLYSQKATPGSSRKTCRYIPSLPDRILDAPEIRNDYYLNLVDWSSGNVLAVALDNSVYLWSASSGDILQLLQMEQPGDYISSVAWIKEGNYLAVGTSSAEVQLWDVQQQKRLRNMTSHSARVSSLCWNSYIVSSGSRSGQIHHHDVRVAEHHVATLSGHSQEVCGLRWAPDGRHLASGGNDNLVNVWPSAPGEGGWVPLQTFTQHQGAVKAVAWCPWQSNVLATGGGTSDRHIRIWNVCSGACLSAVDAQSQVCSILWSPHYKELISGHGFAQNQLVIWKYPTMAKVAELKGHTARVLSLTMSPDGATVASAAADETLRLWRCFELDPARRREREKASAAKSSLIHQGIR